From Deltaproteobacteria bacterium, a single genomic window includes:
- a CDS encoding cupin domain-containing protein, which translates to MPIVDNNTVPKFQLPGLEHQTLAGPEHGMKTLEMWMQTIAPGSGTPVHRHACEEAIVVLKGSGQCMVKGVTTAFGPNSTLRIPPDAIHQIMNTGSEDMHLVAALGQAPVRVCTADNQHMPLPWQS; encoded by the coding sequence ATGCCAATCGTCGATAACAACACCGTTCCGAAGTTTCAGCTTCCTGGGCTCGAACATCAGACGTTAGCCGGCCCAGAGCATGGAATGAAGACCCTCGAGATGTGGATGCAAACCATTGCGCCAGGAAGTGGCACACCAGTGCATCGACACGCGTGTGAAGAAGCAATCGTCGTCCTCAAAGGCTCAGGTCAATGCATGGTCAAAGGCGTGACGACTGCGTTTGGTCCCAACTCAACCTTACGAATTCCGCCTGACGCGATTCACCAAATTATGAACACTGGGAGTGAAGATATGCACCTCGTCGCCGCCCTGGGACAAGCTCCCGTACGCGTCTGCACTGCCGACAACCAGCACATGCCGTTGCCGTGGCAATCCTAA
- a CDS encoding VanZ family protein, whose protein sequence is MQMIGASGKMSVSRWVWLWTPVIVYCVLIFTLSAQKDLSPPQFPSSDKVAHFVVYAGLGILWARAAQATWPRWTFQLLLLSSLLFTGLYGVTDEWHQLYVPGRFSDWRDAVADVCGGTVGGMVYLAGSRFLSKRAAVSPTPVA, encoded by the coding sequence ATGCAAATGATTGGAGCCTCTGGAAAGATGAGTGTATCGCGCTGGGTATGGTTGTGGACCCCTGTCATTGTGTACTGTGTGTTAATCTTCACGCTGTCGGCTCAGAAAGATCTCTCACCACCACAATTCCCCTCTAGTGATAAAGTGGCGCACTTCGTGGTCTACGCAGGACTTGGCATCCTGTGGGCTCGCGCTGCGCAAGCGACATGGCCACGCTGGACGTTTCAACTGTTGCTGCTTTCAAGCCTGTTGTTTACCGGCCTGTATGGCGTGACTGACGAATGGCACCAGTTGTATGTGCCTGGTCGATTTTCCGACTGGCGGGATGCCGTTGCTGACGTATGTGGCGGTACGGTCGGGGGAATGGTGTATCTGGCGGGCAGCCGCTTCCTCAGCAAAAGAGCGGCAGTAAGTCCAACGCCGGTGGCGTGA
- a CDS encoding DegQ family serine endoprotease, whose product MTCMTYSRFLFPRSRFITTLCTSIVLAGASSLWALDIFGTGKSAEAPAQPAVSGRGGALPSLADVAKRVSPAVVNISTTQKPERSSRSERGERGERRRQMPPGPFGPGPNPFGGGEEFEEFFRRFFGDRPPSPQRSLGSGFLISEDGYIITNNHVAGESGAKITVRLSDKEEYEAKVIGNDEKTDLALIKINVKHNLPTVPLGKSADLQVGDWVIAIGNPFGLEQTVTAGIVSAKGRVINAGPYDDFIQTDASINPGNSGGPLINLRGEVIGINTAIFSQGGGNIGIGFAIPVDQAKSIVNQLKDKGKVTRGWLGVAIQSVTPELAKSFGLKEPIGALVAEVTSGGPAEKAGLQRGDVITTFNGTTVKDSHELPALVARTPVGDKAEVVILRNGKEQNYSVKLGELTDQQAKADQRGGESENTWGMTVANLSSDAARRFQIEKAQKGVVVTEVAPDSPAAASNIQPGDIVEEVNRQPVRSVEEFEKAVTAAKEKETLLMLVRRGNASTFFALRKQE is encoded by the coding sequence ATGACGTGCATGACGTATTCTCGATTTCTCTTCCCTCGTAGCAGATTCATAACCACGCTCTGTACCAGCATCGTCTTGGCTGGAGCGTCGTCCCTGTGGGCACTCGACATTTTTGGCACTGGGAAGTCTGCTGAAGCACCCGCGCAACCAGCAGTCAGCGGACGTGGAGGCGCACTCCCGTCATTAGCCGATGTTGCGAAGCGTGTATCACCAGCAGTGGTCAACATTTCCACCACACAAAAGCCAGAGCGGAGCAGCCGTAGCGAACGTGGCGAACGAGGAGAGCGTCGACGACAGATGCCACCGGGACCTTTCGGTCCTGGACCCAATCCCTTTGGTGGGGGTGAAGAGTTCGAAGAGTTTTTCCGCCGTTTCTTCGGTGATCGTCCGCCCAGCCCGCAACGTAGCCTCGGCTCGGGTTTCTTGATTAGTGAAGACGGCTACATTATCACCAACAATCACGTGGCTGGCGAAAGTGGCGCAAAAATAACTGTCCGCTTATCAGACAAAGAGGAATACGAAGCGAAAGTGATCGGCAATGATGAAAAGACCGATCTGGCACTGATTAAAATCAACGTCAAGCATAACCTGCCAACAGTTCCCCTCGGAAAGTCTGCAGATTTGCAAGTCGGGGACTGGGTGATCGCCATTGGCAATCCCTTCGGCTTAGAACAAACAGTGACAGCAGGTATCGTCAGCGCCAAGGGGCGTGTGATTAATGCGGGTCCCTATGACGACTTTATCCAAACCGACGCGTCGATTAACCCAGGCAACTCCGGTGGACCCCTGATTAACCTCAGAGGCGAAGTCATTGGCATCAACACCGCCATCTTTAGCCAGGGGGGCGGAAACATTGGGATCGGCTTTGCAATTCCGGTTGATCAGGCAAAATCAATCGTGAACCAGCTCAAAGACAAAGGCAAAGTGACCCGTGGCTGGTTAGGTGTCGCTATCCAGTCTGTCACTCCAGAACTGGCGAAGTCCTTCGGCTTAAAGGAGCCGATAGGCGCGCTAGTGGCAGAAGTGACCTCTGGTGGACCAGCGGAAAAAGCTGGACTGCAGCGCGGAGATGTCATCACTACTTTCAATGGCACCACGGTCAAGGACTCGCATGAACTTCCTGCCCTTGTCGCTCGCACTCCAGTAGGAGACAAAGCTGAAGTCGTGATTTTGCGTAACGGTAAAGAGCAAAACTATTCGGTCAAGCTCGGTGAACTCACTGACCAACAAGCCAAAGCCGACCAACGTGGCGGAGAAAGTGAAAACACGTGGGGAATGACGGTGGCGAATCTCTCGTCTGATGCGGCGCGCCGCTTTCAGATCGAGAAAGCGCAAAAAGGAGTCGTCGTCACCGAGGTTGCGCCTGACAGTCCAGCCGCCGCCAGCAATATCCAGCCGGGTGATATTGTTGAAGAAGTGAACCGTCAACCAGTGCGTTCGGTTGAGGAATTTGAAAAGGCCGTCACTGCCGCCAAGGAAAAAGAAACATTACTGATGCTTGTCCGCCGCGGCAACGCAAGCACGTTCTTTGCTCTCCGTAAGCAAGAGTAA
- a CDS encoding HEAT repeat domain-containing protein — translation MGWTFLLSRDLPKFVAITLISAGLISLAVPSLSYAQFAGDYGRSSIGNRLSGDRVRDRMNRRQKGATITEWVRRLQNDRPETRLEAVKSLGDSKDPKAIEYLMSATADTDIRVKNKAIEYLGNLRATDATPVLVQQLFLREVNTGIKHKILVALGKIGDPRGAAPIMEFLKRRLDQNVRAVAIRALSDVGNDSVLTYLDEVSRTEPSQPLRRLAADAAVSIRHRLSPEFSPVVPTFNKMMELRQKQERGEQEEK, via the coding sequence ATGGGGTGGACGTTTCTGTTGTCGCGAGACTTACCCAAGTTCGTCGCTATCACGCTCATTAGCGCAGGACTTATCTCTTTGGCTGTCCCGTCTCTTAGTTACGCCCAATTCGCTGGCGACTATGGTCGCTCAAGCATTGGCAACCGGCTGTCCGGCGATCGGGTACGGGACCGCATGAACCGGAGGCAGAAAGGTGCCACAATTACCGAGTGGGTGCGGCGATTACAAAATGATCGGCCAGAAACTCGCCTGGAAGCAGTCAAATCGCTCGGTGATTCAAAAGACCCCAAGGCGATTGAATATCTGATGTCAGCCACCGCAGATACCGATATTCGCGTCAAGAATAAAGCGATCGAGTATCTTGGGAATCTGCGAGCGACTGACGCCACCCCAGTCCTCGTCCAACAACTCTTTTTGCGTGAGGTGAATACTGGAATCAAACACAAGATTTTGGTGGCGTTAGGAAAAATCGGTGATCCGCGCGGAGCAGCGCCAATCATGGAATTCTTGAAACGACGCCTTGATCAGAATGTCCGAGCGGTGGCGATTCGCGCCCTCAGCGACGTCGGCAACGATAGTGTCCTAACGTATCTCGATGAGGTCTCACGTACCGAACCGTCTCAACCGTTACGCCGACTTGCCGCTGATGCTGCAGTATCGATTCGTCACCGTTTGTCACCAGAATTCTCTCCTGTTGTCCCGACCTTTAATAAGATGATGGAGTTGCGCCAAAAGCAGGAGCGTGGTGAACAGGAAGAAAAGTAA
- a CDS encoding DUF711 family protein yields the protein MKIRAITIGSELRAPLDPHVITAGARLAKQLAQAYEAEGIAVQTLRFASQPFPQYLGGCSETECLRFALELQQCCRENGIDYCSLGPVDPQDPRETAFMAYLPRMIAETDSVFTSAILGDGTRSVSVKTAQAIARVMRQIAQMTSGGFGNLRFAGLVNCPAHIPFFPASFHQGAPAFAIALEAADVIAAACGPGIEFVELRSRLRQAIETQMLPVQEIATRFASPQFRYLGIDLSPAPGPQPEVSIAYALERLGRGQFGEPGTLAAAAAVTAALRETTLLTCGYCGLMLPVLEDAGLAARNNQGLLRLSSLLAYSAVCGTGLDTIPLPGDVTEEQLTAILLDVVSLGVKLHKPLSARLFPIPGKRAGEQTEFSFSYFVNTQVMAIA from the coding sequence ATGAAAATACGAGCGATCACTATCGGGAGTGAGCTACGTGCGCCGCTTGATCCCCATGTGATTACTGCAGGGGCGCGTTTAGCGAAGCAACTTGCGCAGGCATATGAGGCTGAGGGAATTGCAGTCCAGACCTTACGTTTTGCCTCGCAGCCATTTCCTCAATATCTGGGAGGCTGTTCCGAGACGGAATGCCTACGGTTTGCCCTCGAACTGCAACAGTGCTGCCGCGAGAATGGCATCGATTATTGTTCGCTTGGTCCGGTCGATCCCCAAGACCCTCGTGAAACTGCGTTCATGGCATATCTGCCGCGAATGATCGCAGAAACTGATAGTGTGTTTACCAGTGCGATCCTGGGAGATGGAACTCGTTCCGTTTCGGTGAAGACCGCCCAAGCGATCGCGCGGGTTATGCGTCAGATTGCGCAAATGACGAGTGGTGGGTTCGGGAACTTGCGTTTCGCTGGCCTGGTGAATTGTCCAGCGCACATCCCGTTCTTTCCAGCGTCGTTTCATCAGGGTGCTCCCGCATTTGCCATTGCGCTGGAAGCGGCAGATGTCATCGCTGCAGCTTGTGGGCCGGGGATCGAGTTCGTCGAGCTACGAAGTCGCTTGCGTCAAGCAATCGAAACGCAAATGTTGCCGGTACAAGAGATCGCGACACGCTTTGCCTCACCGCAATTCCGCTATCTCGGAATTGACCTCTCGCCAGCGCCTGGACCTCAACCGGAGGTGAGTATCGCTTATGCATTGGAACGGCTTGGCCGTGGGCAGTTCGGTGAACCAGGGACGTTGGCCGCTGCGGCAGCCGTGACGGCGGCGTTACGTGAAACAACGCTCCTCACTTGTGGTTATTGTGGGTTGATGTTGCCAGTGCTGGAAGACGCTGGCTTAGCCGCACGCAACAACCAGGGATTGCTGCGCCTATCGAGCCTTCTGGCGTATTCCGCTGTGTGTGGCACTGGTCTCGATACGATTCCACTTCCGGGGGATGTGACTGAGGAGCAACTGACGGCGATTCTGTTGGACGTCGTGAGCTTGGGGGTGAAACTCCATAAACCACTTTCAGCCCGACTTTTTCCGATTCCTGGGAAACGTGCGGGTGAGCAGACGGAATTTTCATTTTCGTACTTTGTCAACACACAGGTCATGGCGATAGCATAA